The Triticum aestivum cultivar Chinese Spring chromosome 3A, IWGSC CS RefSeq v2.1, whole genome shotgun sequence genome includes a region encoding these proteins:
- the LOC123063604 gene encoding uncharacterized protein yields the protein MKREGFQHGAVRVNRNKLLRVAGGTGGDAAAAALDLAGVAYARAPSKPTNASRDTGRCRRPRCAGCHVHPAAKARDKAKGAHKLRASDVALNHRLVSWRLVDGDASAAAARTGGVPDYKGASASAVLAYLAGGNSWHAEDEDDDDEDQDGADLQAPPRGISDLYDLIVGLQAGAAAPAPGGPEDDADGTAAVTPSDEIEEQDAEITDDVDEEDDGFCMVHGITIALEFSGGEEDWIVV from the coding sequence ATGAAGAGGGAGGGGTTCCAGCACGGCGCCGTCAGGGTCAACCGCAACAAGCTGCTGCGGGTCGCCGGCGGGACCGGCGGCGACGCGGCGGCCGCGGCGCTCGACCTCGCCGGCGTCGCCTACGCCCGGGCGCCGTCCAAGCCGACCAACGCGTCCAGGGACACGGGCCGGTGCCGCCGGCCCCGGTGCGCCGGCTGCCACGTGCACCCCGCCGCCAAGGCCCGGGACAAGGCCAAGGGCGCCCACAAGCTGCGCGCCTCCGACGTCGCCCTCAACCACCGCCTCGTCTCCTGGCGCCTCGTCGACGGggacgcctccgccgccgccgcccgcaccggcGGCGTCCCCGACTACAAgggcgcctccgcgtccgccgtcCTCGCCTACCTCGCCGGCGGCAACAGCTGGcacgccgaggacgaggacgatgacgatgaggaCCAGGACGGCGCCGATCTTCAGGCCCCCCCAAGGGGGATCTCTGACCTGTACGACCTCATCGTCGGCCTCCAGGCCGGCGCGGCGGCCCCTGCGCCGGGCGGCCCAGAAGACGACGCCGATGGCACGGCAGCAGTAACACCCAGCGATGAAATCGAGGAGCAGGATGCTGAAATCACTGACGATGTCGACGAGGAGGACGACGGGTTCTGCATGGTGCACGGCATCACCATCGCGCTCGAGTtctccggcggggaggaggactgGATCGTGGTCTGA